A region from the Lolium perenne isolate Kyuss_39 chromosome 4, Kyuss_2.0, whole genome shotgun sequence genome encodes:
- the LOC127294681 gene encoding nuclear pore complex protein NUP98A-like, whose translation MFGSSNHFSYHRLLKFFQFCLQKFITAMVPKKTTPNLSKGDYFTEPSLEELAAKERDEPGYCCHVTDFVVGRQGYGSIKFLGETDVRGLDLESVVEFNNREVAVYKDESKKPPVGEGLNKAAVVTMLNVKCRSRKTGETYTDGPKLDRYKEKLVKKGQEQGAEFVSFDSVKGELKFRVKHFSSYGIGES comes from the exons ATGTTCGGCTCTTCCAATC ATTTCAGCTACCATCGCCTGCTCAAGTTCTTCCAGTTTTGCTTGCAAAAGTTCATTACCGCCATGGTTCCTAAGAAGACGACGCCTAACCTCTCCAAGGGGGATTACTTCACGGAGCCTAGCCTAGAGGAGCTTGCGGCCAAAGAACGTGATGAGCCAGGCTACTGCTGTCACGTTACAGACTTTGTTGTCGGACGTCAAGGCTACGGCAGCATCAAATTCTTGGGAGAAACGGACGTGAGGGGCCTTGATCTGGAGTCGGTCGTGGAATTCAATAACCGCGAAGTGGCCGTGTACAAGGACGAAAGCAAGAAGCCCCCGGTTGGCGAGGGCCTCAACAAAGCTGCAGTGGTGACTATGTTGAACGTCAAGTGCAGGAGTAGGAAGACAGGCGAGACGTACACGGATGGTCCGAAGCTGGACAGGTACAAGGAGAAGCTCGTGAAGAAGGGCCAGGAGCAGGGAGCGGAGTTCGTGTCATTTGATAGTGTCAAGGGCGAGTTGAAGTTCAGGGTGAAGCACTTCAGCTCATATGGAATTGGCGAAAGCTGA